CCATCCACCACCACGGCATCGAGCCCACGGCCTTCAACGACGGGGTCGGGAAGCTCTCCGTGGAGGTCGCCGGCCCCGACTACGTGTACCAGTGGCAGGCCAACGAGGCGGGCACCTACTTCTACCACTGCCACCGAAACACCGTGCTCCACTTCGAGATGGGCATGTACGGCATGCTCCTGGTGGACCCGCCGGCCCCGGTCGGGAGCGGCCTCACCGCCCCCTACGCCCTGGGAGGCCCCGGGTTCGTTCGCCGCCGGAGCGAGCTGGTGCGCTACGACCGGGAGGCCATCTGGGTGCCCGACGACATCGACCCCCGGTGGCGCGAGCTCGCCAACCGCAGCCGCCAGTACGGCATCGCGGACCCGGCGCCCCTCGGGGACCCCACGGGGTTCTTCTACCACTCGGACTGGAACGGGAACTTGAACGGCGAGTTCAACCCCCAGACGCCCCTGGTGAACGACGGCGATCCCGCGCTGCCCCCGGGGCTCCACTTCTTCGACCCCCGGTACTTCGTCATCTCCGGGGTCTCGGCCCCGTGGACCGTGCCCCAGGCGCCCGGCATGCCGGCCCGCCCGCCCACGGTCCCGCCCGACGGCGTCTCCGTGCGGGCGACCCCCGGCCAGACCGTGCTCGTGCGGCTCCTCAACGCGAGCTACACGACGATGCGTTTTACGTTCCCCCTCGACGCCGAGGTGGTGGCGGTGGACGGCCACACCCTGGGCCACGGGGACCGGGCCCAGTACAGCCAGCCCTTCACCGTTCCGGCCGGGGAGTCCTTCGTGCTCACCACGGCTCGGCGGTGGGACATCCTCTTCCACAACGTGCCTGCGGGCACCCACACGGCCAGCATGGAGTTTCGCAACTGGACCAACGACGCCCTCTTCTACACGGCCCAAGCCCAGATCATCGTGGCGTAGGGGAGGTGCGCAGCGAGCGGACCGGGGGAGAGGGGCCTTGGGGCGGGAGCTGCGGATGGGGTGCCGCCCCACCCCCCAATGGGGAGATTCCCCTACTGACGCATCAGTGGAATCGTGGAATGATCCTTGACTACAAAGTTCATCCTTGAGAGCTGGCACGAAACGCCGGAGCGGAGGACGCGGATGACCACG
The sequence above is a segment of the Thermodesulfobacteriota bacterium genome. Coding sequences within it:
- a CDS encoding multicopper oxidase domain-containing protein; the protein is MAIEDIIPRDQDFHTHDGATTFDPLTSPADLVMMQEFGVAVPTSEQLLTRNVADLPTPEEQAVTHRLNLLVPELTAGLIPTLDDLPTPDRVAPDRTFERQGLHDFDLPVYPVRTGGTGTFEFVEMWPFEDTAAGILTWPSAPIRCVEGEVCHTRMNNRGGPHTIHHHGIEPTAFNDGVGKLSVEVAGPDYVYQWQANEAGTYFYHCHRNTVLHFEMGMYGMLLVDPPAPVGSGLTAPYALGGPGFVRRRSELVRYDREAIWVPDDIDPRWRELANRSRQYGIADPAPLGDPTGFFYHSDWNGNLNGEFNPQTPLVNDGDPALPPGLHFFDPRYFVISGVSAPWTVPQAPGMPARPPTVPPDGVSVRATPGQTVLVRLLNASYTTMRFTFPLDAEVVAVDGHTLGHGDRAQYSQPFTVPAGESFVLTTARRWDILFHNVPAGTHTASMEFRNWTNDALFYTAQAQIIVA